In Papaver somniferum cultivar HN1 unplaced genomic scaffold, ASM357369v1 unplaced-scaffold_168, whole genome shotgun sequence, a genomic segment contains:
- the LOC113337654 gene encoding uncharacterized protein LOC113337654: MGQLATDVNLLKAQESTKLPSQPFVNPRESNSISLRSGKQVEKPNQQDKVHEKLVEDKEETTPKDNSKEPVPTFTTPPPFPSLFSKSKKELEYKDIWDILKKVQVNIPLIEPIRQIPRCAKFLKDLCMNKKRLKGNEVMSVGENASAFILKKLPPKLKDPGSFTIPCTIGKTRFTRALLDLGASINVMPFSIYDSLNLGPLKETGVNELVFPTDFYVLDMNDENFLKSTPLLLGRPFLSTAGTKIDVQNGTLTMEFDGAVIHFNIFETMIYPSDVKSCFPIKCGLMNHARAKSGHRL; this comes from the exons atgggacaattggcGACCGATGTGAACCTATTGAAAGCTCAAGaatccacaaagcttccttcacaaccatttgtgaatccaagagagagtAACTCAATTTCCTTGAGGAGTGGAAAACAAGTGGAGAAACCAAATCAACAAGATAAGGTGCATGAAAAGTTAGtcgaagacaaagaagaaacCACACCAAAGGATAATtccaaggaaccggttcctacTTTCACCACTCCACCCCCGTTTCCTAGCCTATTTTCTAAGTCGAAGAAAGAGTTGGAATACAAGGATATTTGGGATATCCTTAAAAAAGTACAAGTcaatattccactcattgaaCCTATTCGACAAATTCCTCGTTGTGCAAAGTTCTTAAAGGATTTGTGCATGAATAAGAAAAGATTAAAAGGGAATGAAGTcatgagtgtgggggagaatgcttcggcgttCATTCtcaagaaactcccacctaaattaaAGGACCCCGGTAGTTTCACCATACCTTGCACAATCGGTAAAACAAGGTTTACTCGAGCTTTGCTAGATTTGGGAGCATCGATTAATGTTATGCCTTTCTCGATTTATGATTCTTTAAATCTCGGTCCTCTTAAGGAGACCGGA gttaatgAGCTTGTATTCCCGACCGATTTCTATGTCTTAGACATGAATGATGAGAACTTTCTGAAGTCTACACCTTTGTTATTGGGTAGACCATTCTTAAGCACCGCTggaacgaagattgatgtccaaaATGGGACattgactatggagtttgatggtgcGGTCATCCACTTCAATATCTTTGAGACAATGATATACCCAAGTGATGTGAAGTCATGTTTTCCCATTAAATGCGGGTTAATGAATCATGCAAGAGCTAAGTCGGGTcatcgactttaa
- the LOC113337655 gene encoding pheromone-processing carboxypeptidase KEX1-like, with the protein MKRKSQDDEMEDRQRRKDRIRCRIHAAEERRRFVDGVPSESDANASEEETVWVVRNYEIKSDRRTRELQNIAKQVEAEIEVEYKVEDDSDSNDPNIHPDFINGRDSDSDEELEEDSAKDGDDESDNSDKSDDSDESDN; encoded by the coding sequence ATGAAGAGAAAGTCccaggatgatgagatggaggatCGTCAACGTAGAAAAGATCGAATCCGGTGCAGGATACATGCGGCTGAAGAGAGGCGTCGATTTGTTGATGGTGTACCCTCCGAATCTGACGCTAATGCTTCTGAAGAGGAAACTGTGTGGGTGGTACGGAATTACGAGATTAAGTCAGACCGGCGTACCAGAGAACTTCAAAATATTGCGAAGCAGGTTGAAGCTGAAATCGAAGTTGAGTACAAAGTAGAGGATGACTCGGACTCAAATGATCCTAATATCCACCCAGACTTCATCAATGGCCGTGatagtgattctgatgaagaactcgAAGAGGATTCTGCAAAGGAcggtgatgatgaatctgataattCTGACAAGTCTGATGACTCTGACGAATCTGATAATTAA
- the LOC113337652 gene encoding aluminum-activated malate transporter 2-like, with protein sequence MDIESGKFDSQSNNGRYLESGFEWFKGFIGKLIQSGTKFEGKVEKLGRDDPRRLIHSLKVGITLALVAILFYFSPIYGGFKSATMCAILTVVVVFEFSVGATLGKGMNRAIATFAGAGLGVAIHHLADLAGKGGEPILLGSFVFLLAAVGSFSRFFPGIKARYDYGVLTFILTFSLVSVSGYRIDEIFELVLHRFSTVLIGCLICVMISVFVYPVWAGEDLHNQTCLNMEKLGDLLEAIGRDGLVHDNTSKYLLHLPGCESVINSKAAVESLVNFARWEPPHGKFRYGHPWKHYLKINMVTRQCAYKIQSLCNSIKTSQTQSVELSKMIQKENMTVSTELGKALKELSNSIKMMAYSESILKHLSNSTDAADNIKVSLQSCKLEDTNIFELMPEIQTTTLLMEVIESIGSIIDSVHELSSLAKFKGSEVPKPQVECICSDDQAAHVVIMVCALSSDLESGVSQDNCHL encoded by the coding sequence ATGGATATTGAATCAGGGAAATTTGATTCACAGAGCAACAATGGCAGATATTTAGAAAGTGGGTTTGAATGGTTTAAGGGTTTCATTGGGAAGCTCATACAAAGTGGAACCAAATTTGAGGGTAAAGTAGAAAAATTGGGGAGAGACGATCCAAGAAGACTAATTCACTCCTTGAAAGTTGGAATAACCCTAGCATTGGTCGCTATTCTCTTCTATTTTAGTCCCATTTATGGTGGATTCAAGTCTGCAACAATGTGTGCAATCTTAACAGTGGTTGTCGTTTTTGAGTTTAGTGTTGGTGCCACTTTGGGTAAAGGAATGAACAGGGCAATCGCAACATTTGCAGGTGCTGGTTTAGGGGTTGCTATTCATCACCTAGCAGACCTAGCCGGAAAGGGAGGAGAACCCATTCTTCTCGGTTCTTTTGTATTCTTATTGGCCGCTGTCGGGTCCTTTTCTAGGTTTTTTCCCGGTATCAAAGCAAGATATGATTACGGAGTTTTAACTTTCATATTAACATTCAGTTTAGTTTCTGTATCGGGTTACAGGATTGATGAAATCTTTGAATTGGTTCTTCACAGATTCTCCACTGTTTTGATCGGTTGTCTTATATGTGTGATGATCTCAGTCTTTGTTTATCCTGTATGGGCTGGAGAAGATTTGCATAATCAAACTTGTCTCAACATGGAAAAACTTGGggatttattagaagcaattggaaGAGATGGTCTAGTTCATGACAACACTAGCAAATACTTACTTCACCTTCCTGGATGTGAAAGTGTTATAAACTCAAAGGCAGCTGTAGAATCTCTTGTTAATTTTGCAAGATGGGAGCCACCACACGGAAAGTTTAGATATGGTCATCCATGGAAGCACTATTTGAAGATCAACATGGTAACTCGTCAATGTGCATACAAGATTCAATCTCTTTGCAACTCCATCAAAACTTCTCAAACCCAATCAGTGGAATTAAGTAAGATGATTCAAAAGGAAAATATGACAGTGAGTACAGAGTTAGGGAAAGCATTAAAAGAATTATCAAATTCAATTAAGATGATGGCATATTCTGAATCTATTTTAAAACATCTTAGCAACTCAACGGATGCCGCAGATAATATCAAAGTTTCCCTACAGTCATGTAAATTGGAGGATACAAACATCTTTGAGCTGATGCCGGAAATTCAAACAACTACTCTACTGATGGAAGTCATTGAGAGCATAGGAAGTATTATTgattcagttcatgaactttctaGCCTAGCAAAGTTCAAAGGTTCAGAGGTGCCAAAACCGCAAGTGGAGTGTATTTGTAGTGATGATCAGGCAGCACATGTTGTTATTATGGTATGTGCACTATCTTCAGATCTGGAAAGTGGAGTTTCACAAGACAATTGCCATTTGTGA